A window of the Hordeum vulgare subsp. vulgare chromosome 5H, MorexV3_pseudomolecules_assembly, whole genome shotgun sequence genome harbors these coding sequences:
- the LOC123452125 gene encoding vacuolar protein sorting-associated protein 2 homolog 2 encodes MNIFRKKVDPKEALRTSKREMSVATRGVEREIGSLQMEEKKLVAEIKKTAKTGNEAATKILARQLVRLRQQIVNLQGTRAQIRGVATHTQAMYAGTSISAGMKGASKAMAAMNKQMEPTKQMKQMREFQKQSSQLDMTLEMMSDAIDETLDKDEAEEETEELTNQVLDEIGVDVASQLSSAPKGRIGASTKKAENNQARNAAPAKNVAPEPNAAEVDDLERRLASLRRI; translated from the exons atgaacatcttcaggAAGAAGGTCGACCCCAAAG AGGCTCTCAGGACGAGCAAGCGAGAGATGTCAGTCGCCACAAGAG GAGTTGAGCGAGAGATTGGCTCCCTGCAAATGGAG GAGAAGAAGCTGGTTGCTGAGATCAAGAAGACTGCCAAGACTGGAAATGAG GCTGCAACCAAAATTCTAGCCCGGCAACTAGTCAGGCTTAGGCAACAAATCGTCAATTTACAAGGTACACGAGCGCAGATACGCGGAGTAGCTACTCACACACAG GCAATGTATGCTGGAACTTCAATATCTGCTGGAATGAAAGGCGCAAGCAAAGCGATGGCAGCAATGAATAAG CAAATGGAACCAACGAAGCAGATGAAGCAGATGAGAGAATTCCAGAAGCAATCATCTCAATTGGACATGACG CTTGAGATGATGTCTGATGCCATCGATGAAACACTAGATAAGGATGAGGCTGAAGAGGAAACAGAAGAGCTCACGAACCAG GTTCTGGATGAGATTGGTGTTGATGTGGCTTCTCAG CTGTCTTCTGCACCTAAAGGCCGTATTGGAGCCAGTACCAAGAAAGCCGAGAACAACCAAGCACG GAATGCGGCTCCAGCGAAAAACGTGGCGCCTGAACCTAATGCCGCTGAAGTTGATGATCTGGAAAGGAGATTGGCATCTCTCCGCCGCATctga
- the LOC123452124 gene encoding DNA repair protein recA homolog 1, chloroplastic has translation MATAAAAARLTPAILPRPRRRVPAPCASASSASGRGSRRLRCEFVASVGNGALSGEDDPRLIDRQKALDAAMTDINNSFGKGSVTRLGSAGGAFVETFPSGCLTLDFALGGGLPKGRVVEVYGPESSGKTTLALHAIAEIQKLGGNAMLVDAEHAFDPAYSKALGVDIENLIVCQPDNGEMALEIADRMCRSGAIDLICIDSVSALTPRAEIEGEIGMQQMGLQARLMSQALRKMSGNASKAGCTLMFLNQIRYKIGVFYGNPEVTSGGIALKFFASVRLEIRHIGKIKSAKGDEDIGVKVRVRVQKSKVSRPYKQAEFEIMFGEGVSKLGCILDCAELMEVVAKKGSWYSYKDIRLGQGREKSLQYLRENPTVCDEIEKVVRAMIPEGTRHQALLAFGQSSSQPEEEEVYDD, from the exons ATGGCCACAGCCGCTGCCGCCGCACGTCTCACCCCCGCCATCCTGCCCCGCCCCCGCAGGAGGGTCCCCGCGCCGTGCGCCTCAGCGAGCAGCGCCTCCGGACGCGGCAGCCGCCGGCTGCGCTGCGAGTTCGTTGCCAGCGTCGGGAACGGCGCGCTCTCCGGCGAGGACGACCCTCGACTGATAGACCGC CAAAAAGCTCTTGATGCAGCAATGACTGACATAAACAATTCTTTTGGAAAAGGAAGCGTTACAAGATTAGGGAGTGCTGGTGGTGCTTTTGT TGAGACTTTTCCGAGTGGTTGCTTAACACTAGATTTTGCTTTGGGCGGTGGCCTTCCAAAAGGAAGAGTAGTAGAG GTGTATGGTCCAGAAAGCAGTGGAAAGACCACTCTAGCTCTGCATGCCATTGCTGAAATACAG AAGCTAGGAGGAAATGCCATGCTTGTTGATGCAGAGCATGCTTTTGATCCAGCTTATTCAAAAGCACTTGGGGTAGATATCGAAAATCTGATTGTCTGCCAGCCTGACAATGGAGAGATGGCACTAGAAA TTGCGGACCGCATGTGCAGATCTGGAGCAATAGATCTCATCTGTATTGATTCAGTATCAGCCCTCACTCCACGTGCAGAAATTGAA GGTGAGATAGGTATGCAGCAGATGGGTTTACAAGCTCGTCTGATGAGTCAAGCATTGAGAAAGATGTCGGGCAATGCCTCAAAGGCTGGTTGTACTCTAATGTTCTTGAATCAAATAAGATACAAG ATTGGAGTATTCTATGGGAACCCTGAAGTCACTAGTGGAGGGATAGCTTTGAAGTTCTTCGCGTCAGTTCGCCTAGAGATACGACACATTGGGAAGATAAAATCT GCCAAGGGAGATGAAGATATTGGTGTCAAGGTCCGTGTCAGAGTGCAGAAGAGTAAA GTCTCCAGGCCCTACAAGCAAGCTGAATTCGAGATCATGTTTGGGGAGGGCGTTAGTAAATTG GGTTGCATTCTTGATTGTGCTGAGCTGATGGAAGTTGTTGCAAAGAAGGGTTCATGGTATAGTTACAAAGATATAAG ACTGGGTCAAGGTAGAGAAAAGTCACTGCAGTATCTCCGGGAGAACCCAACCGTCTGCGATGAGATAGAGAAG GTGGTCCGAGCCATGATACCAGAAGGAACAAGGCATCAAGCCCTGTTAGCTTTCGGGCAGTCGTCGTCGcaacccgaggaggaagaagtatatgatgACTGA